Below is a genomic region from Rhododendron vialii isolate Sample 1 chromosome 5a, ASM3025357v1.
TCTAAAGTCTAATCTAACTTCCACTCTAGTTTCACAAGCCACATATTGATcaacctctctcttttttcattgaAACTTAATCTGGACTCCTTTCGTTTGAAATTCACATCTATCGAAATGGATCCTGTATTCTTGAGcttttttttcttgtcaatCATGTGCACTAACGTGTCTGCTTTTGTGATTGGTTTAGAGCCCATTGATGCTAGCTGCAATGTACGGGAAGACTTCATGTGTCGAAAGGCTACTTGAAGCACGAGCTAATGTAGGTTTGTTGTACTAGTTTGCCTCTTTTGATTGTCTATGTTAAATTCTTCTTTTGTAAATTTGTTGATTTAAACAGTAGAAGAGGAATTGATCTTTGGCCTTTTGTGAAATTCAATAGATTCTGATGTTTGATTCGCTCCATCGAAGAACTTGTTTGCATTATGCTGCTTTCTATGGTCATCCAGATTGCCTTCAAGCTATTCTTTCTGCTGCCCATTCCTCCCCTGTTGCCAATTCCTGGTGAGGCCTCTCTTTTTCTGATGTGCTGCTCATTCACACTTGTACACTGAATGCATATGGTTGTGTAGTTTTTACAGAGtatcattcaaaaaatgataaatggtgcctattttgtttgctttgcttCGGAGTGAATGGTAGGGGATTTGCGAGGTTTGTCAACATAAGAGATAAAAGTGGAGAAACTCCACTGCACTTAGCAGCTCGACAAGGACAGCCGGAGTGTGCTCATGTTCTGCTGGACAGTGGGGCTCTAGCTTGTGCATCTACTGGGGGACAAGGGTAAATGTCTCTTTTAATCCAGGTCCTTTCCCTGTAAATTAGTAGCAATGATGATATTGCCAGTCATTCTGATCAGAGTTCTACATTGCAGTTTCACTGGGATTACGCCACTTCATTTAGCCGCTCGTTCGGGTTCTTTGGATTGTGTGCGGGAATTACTTGCTTGGGGGGCTGATCGACATCAAAGAGATTCATCTGGGTAATCTTATAACAACTTgctgattagttttttttttttatgtttttttatcaGGGTGTCGAGATCAAATGAGATGGTTGATTTAAAGCTCTGATtctaaaagtaattttttagaGTCCTAGATTCCCTCACACGTTGTGTTTTGGTTGTATTCAAATTGGGGTTAGATGTTATAGCAGCATGTTCACGGCACCTTAGAATTCCCTTGCTATGGAGATTTTTATGGCATACTCTACATTGTTCTAGTATTGTCAATGTTATTGCCTTCCATGATCAATTATGACAAAAATCGAAGTTTTAGCGTTAgagaatctcacattgcttggttATGGATTTTGGCTATGAGTTAATATTTCATTGGACATCTCCACCTAATAAGTTAAGCTGTTGTGTTGGATGCAAAATTTATTCAATTGGTTCCTGACGAGATTGTTGAGAATTAGAAAAGGGCATAGAAGAATTTGGATAGTTGCTTTGGCAAATACCATTTATCTGAGGATATTGCGACACCAATGAATTTGTTGGCCCACTCAAGTAGTTAGGGCACTTTTCaattttgtatatatgtttgctGTTATGCCTCGATTTCTAAATTTCATTGAATTCTTGGCATAGTAGCAGTTAAATACTCTTTTAACGGTTTTTCCTATTTTTGACACTTCCATTGCTCTAGTTGTAGTTTGCTGAGCTGGGTCCTCAGCTGCACATATTTGTGAGTGATGTTATTCTTACGAGGTGATATGTTGGCAGGAGGACACCTTACCTGGTTGCTCTGAAGCACAAGAACGGAGCATGTGCAGCATTATTGAACCCATCAGCTCCAGGGCCTCTTATCTGGCCGTTGCCATTGAAGTTCATCGCTGAGCTTAACCCAGAGGCTAAAGCATTGTTGGAAAGGGCTCTAATGGAGACaaacaaggaaagagaaaaggCCATCTTGAAGGAGACAGTCTACTCACTTCCATCGCCTCTGCATTCTGAAGCTGAATCTGATGACGATATTGAGGTAAAACATGTCTTCCTCTAAACTTGTTCCAACTTCTTTCCAACCCAAACTCTTATGGGCCTTGCATCAACAATAGCATATCTTTGAAGGTTATGTACATGGACTCGGATACAAGTATGGGTTGTGAGTGCCTGTCCATCTCTCATCTGGGGATCCTGGATATCTATTAAAAGATGGGTACAGGACATAGATACGTTGTGGTATTTTAACTACATAAACTGTTATTGAGGTAAAACGTGAGTCTAAATGTTTTTTAGGGGAAGACATTTATAATTTGCATGCCCCACCCCGTTTCCTGGATTAGAAGTAGAATAGGATTTTGCCTTgttcgaaaaataaaaaaaagagatttatATTTTGCATGCCTTCTTGAACTTGCTGTAAAATTCCCCATAGATTTGACGATACATTCGTCACACTAATCTAGTCCCATTCAAAGTGCCATGCATCCAGTTGAATCACCATGTATGCTGCCAAGCAATGGCAAAGAATGGACAAAAGAGATGGaagaaagatagaaagaaatgctttttcttttctttaaatcTACTACTGGTTTTCTTACTatctgagaataactttccaaAACAGGCTAGCGATGTCGAGCTGTGCTGCATCTGCTTTGATCAAATATGCACAATCGAGGTTCGAACGTGTGGTCACCAAATGTGTGCCAATTGCACCCTAGCTCTTTGTTGTCACAACAAGCCCACTCCCGCTACACACTCTCCGAAGGCCCCGGTTTGCCCTTTTTGCCGAAGCAAAATAACCGAACTAGTTGTTGCCAAGATCAAGACCGAGAACAATACAAAGTTGGAATCGAGTCCATCAAAACCAAGGACGTCAAGAAAATCTCTGGGTGCAAGCGAAGGCAGCAGCAGCTTCAAAGGGTTGTCCGCATTGGGTTCGTTTGGGAAGTTGGGTGGCCGCAGTTCTGGGAAAATCTCAGCTGAATGTGATGATGAGTTTGATAAGCCCTAAGATTTCTACAGTTATGGATGCCCCATCTATCTGGAACTCTATAATTCTAGTTATGttgaaatgcattttgaaaGCATTGTAGAACTATGAGTTAATGAGAAGTTCTTATGGGTTTTTGTGTACTTTGGGCCTTCTTGGTGTACTAAAACTGATCTTTTAAATAACAAATCACCTTTTCTAATTACAAAAGACTTGATGTCCAAAGGATGGTGCTCATTCTTCAAAGTTGAAGGCCGACAAGTAAAATTTGAGAGATGAAATAGTGTTTAGAATTTCTGCTGGAGCATGAAAAAATgttgtaaaactttcaaattttttgatatttcGTGTTTTGAGTGATTTGCTAGAAGGGAATAAGTGATGACAATCTCATCCAAACGGATGGATACCCCGAACCGATCCGCCTGATCGGGGTTCGATTTTTTAAACCACATTTTTGGTTCTGGTTTTTAATTTGGAAATATTAGCAGGTTTCGGTTCGGGTTTGGTTTATACAATATCTGAATCGAGAACCCGAACTGCAATATACATAagtattcttttttgtttttttttttgtttttgttttttttgtttttggtcagATAGAATGTTAATCGGTTAATTGTAATATGAGGGGCATCAATGTTAACTGCATTAACTCGAATTGAATGACTCACGCAATACCATTCCgtttaagttcttattttttaagtatttatctttcgttttacgagacaaatcattttttcacaatacatcacatttgattcttaaaaaaagttctaaataagtacttgtttaaACTGAAACTATGCTTtttaatgggaaaatgacgatccagaacgtgttttgataattaatataaatattttcaacatgtccttggcggatGTTAATTATCAAAACCCGTCCTTAGCCATCACTTTCCCCTTTTTAATCCATTAACCACATGGTGGAAGGTTAAACGGGAAGGGGAATCCGCGGCCAGGCTATATCATAG
It encodes:
- the LOC131326383 gene encoding putative E3 ubiquitin-protein ligase XBAT31 codes for the protein MGQGLSCAESNEHPLFSAAQNGEVESVEAMVDEEPSVVDRTTARGRLSALHLAAANGQIQVLSMLLDRGVNPDVLNRHKQSPLMLAAMYGKTSCVERLLEARANILMFDSLHRRTCLHYAAFYGHPDCLQAILSAAHSSPVANSWGFARFVNIRDKSGETPLHLAARQGQPECAHVLLDSGALACASTGGQGFTGITPLHLAARSGSLDCVRELLAWGADRHQRDSSGRTPYLVALKHKNGACAALLNPSAPGPLIWPLPLKFIAELNPEAKALLERALMETNKEREKAILKETVYSLPSPLHSEAESDDDIEASDVELCCICFDQICTIEVRTCGHQMCANCTLALCCHNKPTPATHSPKAPVCPFCRSKITELVVAKIKTENNTKLESSPSKPRTSRKSLGASEGSSSFKGLSALGSFGKLGGRSSGKISAECDDEFDKP